One genomic region from Terasakiella sp. SH-1 encodes:
- a CDS encoding F0F1 ATP synthase subunit B: protein MISVAHAASGAGAEGGMFHDPTFWVALAFITLMVLVAKPVGRMLGTALDDRADTIKAQLDEAEKLREEAQELLASYKRKQQEAEEEAAKILQRAKEEAARLEAKSKTDLENALKRREAAAQARIAQAEATAIAEVQALATNVAIAASEQLLSESINATQANAMIDDAIAQLSGQLSN, encoded by the coding sequence ATGATTTCTGTCGCACACGCCGCATCTGGCGCAGGCGCTGAAGGCGGTATGTTCCACGATCCGACTTTCTGGGTCGCTTTGGCATTCATCACCTTGATGGTCCTCGTTGCAAAACCAGTAGGTCGTATGCTGGGGACTGCACTGGATGATCGCGCCGATACGATTAAAGCGCAGCTGGACGAAGCTGAAAAACTTCGCGAAGAAGCTCAGGAACTCCTGGCTTCTTACAAACGCAAGCAGCAGGAAGCGGAAGAAGAAGCCGCGAAAATCCTGCAGCGTGCGAAAGAAGAAGCAGCTCGCCTGGAAGCTAAGTCGAAAACTGATCTTGAAAATGCTCTGAAGCGCCGTGAAGCTGCTGCCCAAGCCCGTATTGCACAGGCTGAAGCAACGGCAATCGCTGAAGTGCAGGCACTGGCAACAAATGTTGCGATTGCTGCTTCTGAACAACTTTTGTCAGAAAGCATCAATGCGACACAAGCCAATGCTATGATCGACGATGCCATTGCCCAACTCTCAGGTCAACTGAGCAACTAA
- a CDS encoding SLAC1 anion channel family protein: MSEEQHSKLQYFPIPMFATTMGLSGLTLITHKMDWLWNGTGLVFTVLAYLSLAIYIAILATYTLKSLKYPAAVLADWNHPIKISFFPAASISLLLLGTAFFPINERLSFFLWGTGCFFQFFLSMAIINSWITHTRYEIVHSTPAWFIPAVGNIIVPVVGVQHAPAEISWFFFSWGLMFWGILLILIMNRLVFHNPMPEKLLPTLFILLAPPSIGFVAYIQLVGELDVFGRLIYYWAAFFFLLLTFQVRRMLRIKFAMSWWAYTFPLAAFTAATNLMGELTGQVFFLHGAATLYAITFAVIAALTVRTVIALIRCEVCVAD, translated from the coding sequence ATGTCTGAAGAACAACACAGTAAACTGCAATATTTCCCCATCCCGATGTTTGCCACCACAATGGGGCTGTCGGGGCTGACGCTGATTACCCATAAGATGGATTGGCTTTGGAATGGAACGGGGCTTGTCTTCACGGTGTTGGCGTATTTGTCTTTGGCAATTTATATTGCGATTCTGGCGACCTATACGCTGAAATCGTTGAAGTATCCGGCTGCTGTGTTGGCAGATTGGAACCACCCGATTAAAATCAGTTTTTTCCCAGCGGCCAGTATCAGCCTGCTTTTATTAGGCACTGCCTTTTTCCCCATCAATGAGCGCTTGTCTTTCTTTCTCTGGGGCACCGGGTGTTTTTTCCAGTTCTTCCTCTCCATGGCTATCATCAACAGCTGGATCACCCATACCCGTTATGAAATCGTTCATAGTACACCTGCGTGGTTTATCCCGGCAGTGGGCAATATCATTGTCCCAGTTGTTGGGGTACAGCATGCTCCGGCAGAAATCTCCTGGTTTTTCTTTTCCTGGGGGCTGATGTTCTGGGGCATTTTGCTGATTTTGATTATGAACCGTTTGGTATTCCATAACCCAATGCCAGAAAAGCTGTTGCCCACGCTCTTTATTTTACTGGCTCCCCCCAGCATTGGTTTTGTTGCCTATATTCAGCTTGTCGGGGAATTGGATGTGTTTGGCCGTCTGATTTATTACTGGGCTGCCTTTTTCTTTCTATTGCTGACCTTTCAGGTGCGCCGCATGCTGCGTATTAAATTTGCCATGTCGTGGTGGGCCTATACTTTCCCCTTGGCTGCCTTTACAGCTGCGACTAACTTGATGGGGGAGCTTACCGGGCAGGTGTTTTTCCTGCACGGGGCGGCAACCCTGTATGCAATTACTTTTGCTGTGATTGCAGCTTTAACGGTGCGCACGGTGATCGCTTTAATTAGATGTGAAGTCTGCGTTGCCGATTAG
- a CDS encoding DNA-3-methyladenine glycosylase I, with product MSGCTWAQKTPRDQAYHDKEWGVPVFEDAQHFEMITLESAQSGLSWSTVLAKREGYREAFHHFDIAKVSQMGEDDIERLLQFEGIVRHRQKIAATLNNAHAIIAIQKEFGSFSHYIWSFVDYVPLGHVRNSLKEVPSKTELSDKIAKDLKKRGFKFVGTTTVYAYLQAIGMVNDHVVDCPQHAKTACLQADVIRHKGK from the coding sequence ATGTCGGGTTGTACATGGGCGCAAAAAACACCGCGTGATCAAGCGTATCATGATAAGGAATGGGGCGTACCTGTTTTTGAAGATGCCCAGCATTTTGAAATGATTACACTGGAAAGTGCGCAATCCGGCCTAAGCTGGAGCACGGTGTTGGCTAAACGTGAAGGGTATCGTGAGGCTTTTCATCATTTTGATATCGCCAAAGTATCTCAAATGGGGGAGGATGATATTGAACGACTTTTACAGTTTGAAGGAATTGTACGCCATCGCCAAAAAATTGCCGCGACGCTTAACAATGCCCATGCGATTATCGCCATTCAAAAAGAGTTTGGTTCGTTCAGTCACTATATCTGGTCTTTTGTTGATTATGTTCCCCTTGGTCATGTACGGAACAGCTTGAAAGAGGTTCCCTCAAAGACGGAGCTTTCCGACAAGATTGCCAAAGACTTAAAAAAACGGGGCTTTAAATTTGTAGGGACAACAACTGTATATGCCTATTTACAAGCCATTGGGATGGTGAATGATCATGTTGTTGATTGTCCGCAACACGCAAAAACAGCCTGTTTACAGGCTGATGTGATCAGGCATAAAGGCAAATAG
- a CDS encoding AtpZ/AtpI family protein: MSNDDKKPSELDEFDTRLKQAQDHSIAPRGLKAPTNEPPKGLGLALRCGADLISGLAVGVAIGYALDHYVFDTKPWLMVLFFFLGAAAGIMNVFRTVQGLGMAAGYKDNFEPREKDDTLKD; this comes from the coding sequence ATGAGTAATGACGATAAGAAACCCTCTGAACTGGACGAGTTCGACACCCGTCTGAAGCAGGCGCAGGATCATTCTATTGCGCCTCGTGGTTTGAAGGCACCGACCAACGAACCGCCGAAAGGGTTAGGACTTGCCTTGCGTTGCGGCGCGGACCTTATTTCAGGTCTGGCTGTAGGGGTGGCAATTGGCTACGCGTTGGACCATTATGTGTTCGACACGAAACCGTGGCTGATGGTTCTGTTCTTCTTCTTGGGCGCAGCAGCCGGAATTATGAACGTTTTTCGCACTGTTCAGGGTCTAGGGATGGCCGCTGGCTATAAAGATAACTTTGAACCGCGTGAAAAAGACGACACTTTAAAGGATTAG
- a CDS encoding F0F1 ATP synthase subunit B', whose amino-acid sequence MPQLDISLFAPQIVWLVITFLAMYFLMAKVALPRIAEVLEERQTRIDENLEKAAALKKEAEEAAEAYEKSLAEARSNAQDAVKAVIDQANAAQAKAQDELAAKLDAKLSEAEARIAEAKDKALANISEVSGDVAKATVEKLSGVSVDDAAVSAAVAKAMETN is encoded by the coding sequence ATGCCACAGTTAGATATAAGCCTTTTTGCCCCGCAAATTGTTTGGCTTGTTATCACCTTTTTAGCTATGTATTTCCTCATGGCTAAAGTGGCTTTGCCGCGCATTGCCGAGGTTCTTGAAGAGCGTCAAACACGCATCGACGAAAACCTGGAAAAGGCTGCCGCTTTGAAGAAAGAAGCGGAAGAAGCTGCAGAAGCTTATGAAAAGTCTCTGGCTGAAGCTCGTTCAAACGCTCAAGATGCTGTGAAAGCAGTTATTGATCAGGCGAACGCGGCTCAGGCGAAAGCTCAAGACGAGCTGGCTGCCAAGCTGGATGCCAAGCTTTCTGAAGCAGAAGCCCGCATCGCGGAAGCAAAAGACAAGGCGCTCGCAAACATTTCTGAGGTTTCTGGCGACGTTGCGAAAGCAACTGTTGAGAAACTCTCTGGTGTTTCTGTAGACGATGCAGCGGTTTCTGCCGCTGTTGCTAAAGCAATGGAGACAAACTGA
- a CDS encoding ATP synthase subunit C family protein encodes MELAAAKMIGAGLAVIGLSGVGAGIGNIFSSLIGSVARNPAARSQVFGLAMLGFALVEAVALYALLISFLILFT; translated from the coding sequence ATGGAACTCGCTGCTGCTAAAATGATCGGTGCTGGTCTGGCTGTAATCGGCCTGTCTGGCGTTGGTGCTGGTATTGGTAACATCTTCTCTTCTCTGATCGGCTCTGTTGCTCGCAACCCTGCTGCTCGTTCACAAGTATTCGGCCTGGCTATGCTTGGCTTCGCACTCGTGGAAGCGGTTGCTCTGTACGCACTGCTCATCTCCTTCCTGATCCTCTTCACATAA
- a CDS encoding F0F1 ATP synthase subunit A, with protein sequence MASPLAQFDIKNIGPEINIAGIDASFTNSGFMMVATVAVVSIFLIMGMGKRSLVPGRWQSMAELCYSFVADMVRDNVGKEGAKYFPIIFTLFMFILFGNFLGLLPYSFTFTSHIAVTFTLAMAVFIGVTLIGIARHGMHFFTFFVPGGVPKVMLPLLVPIEIISYLSRPVSLSIRLFANMTAGHTMMKVFAGFIIPLGFIGGWAPFAIDVALTGFEFLVAFLQAYVFAVLTCIYLNDSIHLH encoded by the coding sequence GTGGCATCTCCACTCGCGCAATTTGACATTAAGAATATCGGTCCTGAGATCAACATCGCTGGTATCGATGCGTCTTTCACAAACTCTGGCTTCATGATGGTTGCGACCGTCGCCGTGGTTTCTATCTTCCTGATCATGGGCATGGGCAAACGCTCACTGGTTCCGGGTCGCTGGCAGTCCATGGCTGAGCTTTGCTACAGCTTCGTTGCCGACATGGTCCGTGACAACGTCGGGAAAGAAGGCGCCAAGTACTTCCCGATCATCTTCACATTGTTCATGTTCATTCTGTTCGGGAACTTCCTTGGCCTGCTGCCTTACAGCTTCACCTTCACATCCCACATCGCTGTGACATTCACACTGGCGATGGCTGTGTTTATCGGTGTGACGCTGATCGGTATTGCGCGCCACGGCATGCACTTCTTTACATTCTTCGTTCCCGGTGGCGTTCCGAAAGTTATGCTTCCGCTGCTGGTACCGATTGAAATTATCTCTTACCTGTCTCGCCCGGTATCCCTGTCTATTCGTTTGTTTGCGAACATGACAGCTGGTCACACAATGATGAAAGTATTTGCTGGCTTCATTATTCCGCTTGGTTTCATCGGCGGTTGGGCACCGTTTGCCATTGATGTGGCGCTGACAGGCTTCGAATTCTTGGTGGCGTTCTTGCAAGCGTACGTATTTGCCGTACTGACTTGTATCTATCTGAACGACTCCATTCACCTGCACTAA